In Marinomonas posidonica IVIA-Po-181, a single window of DNA contains:
- a CDS encoding HdeD family acid-resistance protein — MSVDFHSPSELLKQAIQKHQTVLKIIAGVFIVLGLYALIAPTAFALGIETILGWTLFIAAVTSFAHAFFIRHWRGVAYDLVNGLIFALIAFILLSNPLSGVISLGLIMAVIFGVDGVVKLIRLFTGKLTGSYRAMVAVSAVLSLAMALLMLWDLPKNAPIFLSVIVGINLIINGFGLWALVKAFSR; from the coding sequence ATGTCAGTCGATTTTCATTCGCCAAGCGAACTGCTTAAACAGGCCATTCAAAAACATCAAACCGTGCTGAAAATCATTGCAGGTGTTTTTATTGTATTGGGGCTTTATGCTTTAATCGCGCCCACCGCGTTTGCCCTTGGCATTGAAACCATTCTAGGTTGGACATTGTTTATAGCAGCTGTGACCAGCTTTGCTCATGCCTTCTTTATACGCCATTGGCGCGGCGTGGCTTACGATTTGGTGAATGGTCTTATCTTCGCGCTCATTGCGTTTATCTTGTTAAGCAATCCTCTTAGCGGCGTGATTAGCTTAGGCTTAATCATGGCGGTCATTTTTGGTGTGGATGGTGTGGTGAAACTCATTCGCCTGTTTACAGGAAAATTAACCGGCAGTTATCGTGCTATGGTTGCGGTGTCGGCTGTCTTATCTCTCGCCATGGCCTTACTTATGTTATGGGATTTACCAAAAAACGCGCCAATCTTTTTAAGCGTCATTGTAGGGATTAACCTGATTATCAATGGTTTTGGTTTATGGGCTTTGGTGAAAGCGTTTAGTCGCTAG
- the ahpF gene encoding alkyl hydroperoxide reductase subunit F: MLDANMKQQLGTYLQNIVNPIEITVSTNGNDKSAELLALAQDIESLNSSKITLITDENPSGRAPQMAISPKGEAPRVRFAGIPMGHEFTSLVLALLQAGGHPSKAAQDTLEQIKGLDSELNFEVYISLSCHNCPDVVQAVNLMAVLNPKITATMIDGALFQGEVDERNIMAVPSVYLNGEHFGQGRMTLDEILNKVDTGASDKQAAALSEKEAYDVLIVGGGPAGAAAAIYSARKGIRTGVVAERFGGQVSDTMAIENFISVKATDGPKLVAGLEQHVLEYDVDLMKTQKAVRLEKKEFVEVELENGAILKSKSVVLATGARWREMNVPGEQEYRGKGVAYCPHCDGPLFKGKKTAVIGGGNSGIEAAIDLAGIVEHVTVLEFGDTLRADDVLVKKAESLPNVSIIKNAMTTEVLGDDERVIGLKYTDRKTDESHLVDVAGIFVQIGLVPNSEFLKDTLELTNRGEIVVNGHGETSLPGVFAAGDVTTAPYKQIIVSMGSGATAALGAFDYLIRH; this comes from the coding sequence ATGTTAGACGCAAATATGAAACAACAATTGGGCACCTACCTTCAAAATATCGTTAATCCGATTGAGATTACTGTGTCCACTAATGGCAACGACAAATCAGCGGAATTACTTGCACTAGCGCAAGACATCGAGTCATTAAACAGCAGCAAAATCACTTTGATAACAGATGAAAATCCATCTGGTCGTGCGCCACAAATGGCCATTAGTCCTAAAGGCGAAGCACCTCGTGTTCGCTTTGCTGGTATCCCAATGGGACACGAATTTACGTCTCTAGTACTTGCCTTACTTCAAGCCGGTGGCCACCCTTCAAAAGCGGCGCAAGACACACTAGAGCAAATTAAAGGTTTGGACAGCGAACTGAACTTCGAGGTGTACATTTCCCTCTCTTGTCATAACTGCCCAGACGTCGTACAGGCCGTTAACCTAATGGCGGTCCTTAACCCGAAAATCACGGCCACCATGATCGACGGCGCACTCTTCCAAGGCGAAGTAGACGAGCGCAATATCATGGCCGTACCGTCGGTTTACCTAAACGGTGAGCACTTTGGACAAGGCCGCATGACCTTGGACGAGATTCTAAACAAGGTCGACACGGGGGCATCGGATAAGCAAGCCGCCGCCTTATCCGAAAAAGAAGCTTACGATGTTTTAATCGTTGGTGGAGGCCCAGCAGGTGCCGCTGCGGCAATCTATTCAGCACGTAAAGGCATACGTACCGGTGTGGTTGCAGAGCGCTTTGGTGGTCAAGTATCTGACACCATGGCCATTGAAAACTTTATTTCAGTCAAAGCCACCGACGGTCCTAAATTGGTCGCAGGGTTGGAACAACACGTTTTAGAATACGATGTTGACCTAATGAAAACTCAAAAAGCCGTTCGCTTAGAAAAGAAAGAATTTGTCGAAGTAGAACTGGAAAATGGCGCGATTCTTAAGAGTAAATCCGTTGTTCTAGCCACTGGTGCACGTTGGAGAGAAATGAACGTACCCGGCGAACAAGAGTACCGTGGCAAAGGCGTGGCTTACTGCCCACACTGTGACGGCCCATTGTTCAAAGGTAAGAAAACGGCGGTTATCGGTGGTGGTAACTCGGGAATTGAAGCGGCCATTGACCTAGCGGGTATCGTAGAACATGTCACTGTTCTGGAATTTGGTGACACACTACGTGCAGACGATGTATTGGTGAAAAAAGCGGAATCATTGCCAAACGTGTCCATCATTAAAAATGCCATGACGACCGAAGTATTGGGCGATGACGAACGCGTCATTGGCTTGAAATACACAGATCGCAAAACCGACGAGTCTCACTTGGTCGATGTGGCAGGTATCTTCGTACAGATTGGCTTGGTGCCAAACAGCGAATTCCTAAAAGATACGCTGGAACTGACCAACCGAGGAGAAATTGTGGTGAACGGACATGGTGAAACCTCATTACCCGGTGTCTTTGCCGCTGGGGATGTGACCACTGCACCTTACAAGCAAATCATCGTCTCCATGGGGTCCGGAGCAACGGCAGCACTTGGCGCATTTGATTACCTAATCCGCCACTAA
- the ahpC gene encoding alkyl hydroperoxide reductase subunit C, translating to MINTQIKPFNATAFKNGEFVEISEKDVLGKWAVFFFYPADFTFVCPTELGDVADKYEELQSRGVEVFSVSTDTHFTHKAWHDSSDTISKINYYMVGDQTGNITNNFNVMREGQGLADRATFLIDPEGTIQAMEITAEGIGRDAEDLLRKVKAAQYVAAHPGEVCPAKWKEGEATLAPSLDLVGKI from the coding sequence ATGATCAACACTCAAATCAAACCATTCAATGCAACTGCTTTTAAAAACGGCGAATTCGTAGAAATCTCTGAAAAAGACGTACTAGGCAAATGGGCCGTGTTCTTCTTTTACCCTGCTGACTTCACTTTTGTCTGCCCAACGGAACTTGGTGACGTGGCTGACAAATACGAAGAACTGCAATCTCGTGGTGTTGAAGTATTCTCTGTTTCAACAGACACTCACTTCACTCACAAAGCATGGCACGACAGCTCTGACACCATTAGTAAAATCAACTACTACATGGTTGGCGACCAAACTGGCAACATCACCAACAACTTCAACGTCATGCGTGAAGGCCAAGGCCTTGCAGATCGTGCTACTTTCCTGATCGATCCAGAAGGCACTATCCAAGCGATGGAAATCACAGCGGAAGGTATTGGCCGTGACGCAGAAGACCTACTTCGCAAAGTAAAAGCAGCACAATACGTTGCCGCTCACCCAGGCGAAGTTTGCCCTGCTAAATGGAAAGAAGGCGAAGCAACATTGGCTCCTTCTCTAGACCTAGTCGGCAAAATCTAA
- a CDS encoding HD domain-containing phosphohydrolase has translation MTMINRIDLEAALSKPNLLLIDDSKEDINLLTMWLYRDHQISVAADVENALSMLNEADIPKPDLILLNATSADIEIDQLSQQLNKDHTTKHAPVILIVHDNDKEEENFREDSNAVDYITKPFHPKQVLARVRTHVTLHKQNRQLLKRLKQHTKDLHNSKIQVIQHLHRAGKHKDNESHAHVIRMSLISKLLAEYTEQDQAWVERIFHATPMHDVGKIGVPDSILHKTENLTPDEVRIMQEHTLFGAQILESDNDPLLLMASVIALTHHEKWDGSGYPNGLQTDQIPLEGRIVALADALDTLMSPSHEEATWTEQHIVNYLMEQKGQHFDPNLTDIAIEQLPQIIEILELYPDHEDNNQQYSFFKSTR, from the coding sequence ATGACAATGATAAACCGCATTGATTTAGAGGCTGCTCTGTCTAAGCCGAATTTGCTTTTAATTGATGATTCAAAAGAAGACATCAATTTACTGACTATGTGGCTCTATAGGGATCATCAAATCAGTGTGGCGGCCGATGTCGAAAATGCGTTGTCCATGTTAAACGAAGCCGATATTCCAAAACCGGATCTAATCCTGCTTAACGCGACCTCCGCGGACATTGAAATTGACCAACTTAGCCAACAATTAAACAAAGACCACACGACCAAACATGCTCCGGTTATTCTTATCGTTCATGATAATGACAAAGAAGAGGAAAATTTTAGAGAAGATAGCAACGCCGTGGATTACATCACCAAGCCTTTTCATCCCAAACAAGTTCTCGCACGTGTACGGACTCATGTCACATTACACAAGCAAAATCGTCAGCTTTTAAAACGGCTAAAACAACACACTAAAGACTTGCATAACAGTAAGATACAAGTCATCCAGCACCTGCATCGCGCAGGCAAACATAAGGATAACGAATCCCACGCTCATGTTATTCGAATGAGTCTGATCAGCAAGCTATTAGCCGAATATACTGAGCAAGATCAGGCTTGGGTAGAACGTATATTCCATGCCACCCCCATGCATGATGTCGGCAAAATTGGTGTGCCTGACAGCATACTTCACAAGACAGAAAATCTCACACCCGATGAAGTCCGAATCATGCAAGAACATACTCTCTTCGGGGCACAAATCCTTGAATCAGATAATGACCCCCTGTTACTCATGGCCAGTGTGATCGCCTTAACTCACCATGAAAAATGGGATGGTAGTGGCTACCCAAATGGCTTACAAACAGACCAAATTCCACTTGAGGGTCGTATTGTCGCCCTAGCCGATGCTCTGGATACCCTAATGTCACCAAGCCATGAAGAGGCAACTTGGACAGAACAACACATTGTCAACTATCTAATGGAACAAAAAGGTCAACATTTTGATCCAAATTTAACCGACATTGCCATCGAACAATTACCGCAAATCATTGAAATATTGGAACTTTATCCAGATCATGAAGACAACAACCAGCAATATAGTTTTTTTAAATCAACTCGCTAA
- a CDS encoding biotin-dependent carboxyltransferase family protein, whose translation MAFKVIKPGMLALLQDLGRHGHQAIGLTTGGPMDELAFRWGNALLDNDDNTQQLEITFGMLSLEAQADTSIALTGADLAATLNDKSLTPWQTYAVKQGDILSFQQPVWGLRAYLSVKGGFQADTTLGSVATVMREKIGGLTGTGEKLQKGDVLPYLANQTHQPRSVPRAAIPNYSLREIPLILGYQYQSFSDLERAHFFSNDYTISQNSDRMGYRLEGHAIISETPGIISEGIAYGAVQIPKDGQPIVLLRDRQTIGGYPKMGCVTRFGGGLLAQKKPGEHIQFTPITVDQAEHERHLQMARLQQWR comes from the coding sequence ATGGCTTTTAAGGTTATCAAGCCCGGTATGCTGGCATTACTTCAGGATCTCGGTCGTCACGGTCATCAGGCCATTGGTTTGACCACCGGAGGGCCAATGGATGAATTGGCCTTTCGTTGGGGCAACGCTTTACTCGACAATGACGATAATACACAGCAGTTGGAAATTACGTTTGGCATGCTGTCTCTGGAAGCTCAAGCCGATACCAGCATTGCACTGACCGGCGCCGACTTAGCCGCCACCCTCAATGATAAAAGCCTCACACCTTGGCAAACCTATGCAGTTAAACAAGGGGACATTCTTTCATTCCAGCAGCCCGTATGGGGACTCCGCGCGTATCTATCGGTAAAAGGCGGCTTCCAAGCTGATACCACTCTTGGCAGTGTCGCGACTGTGATGCGTGAGAAAATTGGCGGTCTAACTGGAACAGGTGAAAAGCTTCAAAAGGGCGATGTCTTACCCTATCTCGCCAACCAAACCCATCAACCAAGATCGGTCCCTAGAGCGGCAATCCCAAATTACAGTCTGCGTGAAATCCCATTGATATTAGGTTATCAATATCAAAGCTTTTCAGATTTAGAAAGAGCTCACTTTTTTTCCAACGATTACACCATATCGCAAAACAGTGATCGCATGGGATATCGCTTAGAAGGTCATGCCATTATCAGCGAAACCCCTGGCATCATTTCAGAAGGCATTGCCTATGGTGCCGTACAGATCCCCAAAGACGGGCAACCCATTGTCTTATTAAGGGACCGTCAAACCATTGGTGGGTACCCTAAAATGGGTTGTGTGACTCGTTTTGGCGGTGGTCTATTGGCCCAGAAAAAACCGGGAGAACACATTCAATTCACCCCCATTACCGTCGACCAAGCAGAACATGAGCGTCACCTTCAAATGGCTCGACTGCAGCAATGGCGCTAA
- the pxpB gene encoding 5-oxoprolinase subunit PxpB, giving the protein MIQAVLPPLPDIDMVSDNACLLTFSQTISEAVSDRIAHVSHQLTSLSGIIDLVPSYTTLLVIFDGDHYDRFAICKAIRDRIADPVPNTSQQTDVREIVIPVYYGTEVGPDLDDVAAHCGMSSNEVIKQHSSNLYRAYAIGFTPGFAFLGNTPAALHIGRKTTPRLKVPIGSVAIAENQTAVYPSVTPGGWQIIGRTPIQLIDWGSDNLALIAMGDKVRFEPISRQDFLAQGGKLDGF; this is encoded by the coding sequence ATGATCCAAGCTGTTCTTCCCCCTTTACCTGACATTGATATGGTCAGTGATAATGCCTGTCTACTGACATTCAGTCAGACCATTAGCGAAGCCGTTTCGGATCGTATCGCCCATGTCAGCCACCAGCTTACGTCACTTTCTGGCATTATTGATTTAGTGCCATCCTACACAACGTTATTGGTGATATTTGATGGCGATCATTATGATCGTTTTGCAATTTGCAAAGCCATTCGTGACCGAATTGCTGACCCTGTCCCCAACACAAGTCAACAAACCGATGTCCGCGAGATTGTGATTCCAGTGTATTACGGTACCGAGGTAGGACCGGACTTAGACGACGTTGCCGCACACTGTGGGATGTCAAGTAATGAGGTCATTAAACAGCACAGCTCGAACCTTTATCGTGCCTATGCCATCGGCTTTACCCCAGGGTTTGCGTTTTTAGGCAATACGCCTGCAGCACTGCATATCGGTCGTAAAACCACCCCTCGTCTAAAAGTCCCCATTGGCAGTGTCGCCATTGCCGAAAACCAAACCGCCGTTTACCCAAGTGTGACACCGGGGGGCTGGCAGATAATAGGTCGTACGCCTATTCAATTGATCGATTGGGGAAGTGACAATTTGGCGCTGATTGCGATGGGGGACAAGGTTCGCTTTGAGCCCATATCACGACAAGATTTTTTAGCTCAAGGAGGCAAACTGGATGGCTTTTAA
- a CDS encoding 5-oxoprolinase subunit PxpA, whose amino-acid sequence MKLNCDMGEAFGAWKMGQDDHIMPFVDQANIACGFHASDPHTMAKTVALAKQHNVTIGAHPAYPDLVGFGRRNMDIAPAELKALIQYQIGALNGICAGQNTQVTYVKPHGALYNTMMADFTVLDTVMQAVSELDNRLILMVMAVPEAPQIKLMAEKYALTLWFEAFADRLYTDEGRLTPRKEPDAVHASFEKIEQQVVQLCETGTLTTASGQALPIHADTICVHGDGDHALDAVTRIRTLVNAIHSGNTK is encoded by the coding sequence ATGAAATTAAATTGTGATATGGGCGAAGCCTTCGGCGCTTGGAAAATGGGGCAAGATGATCACATCATGCCTTTCGTAGATCAAGCCAACATCGCTTGCGGTTTCCATGCATCCGATCCACACACCATGGCCAAAACCGTGGCCTTGGCAAAACAACATAATGTCACGATTGGGGCTCACCCGGCCTACCCAGACCTAGTCGGCTTTGGTCGCCGTAATATGGACATCGCGCCAGCCGAGTTAAAAGCCTTAATTCAATATCAAATTGGGGCATTGAACGGCATTTGTGCTGGTCAAAATACCCAAGTGACTTACGTTAAGCCTCACGGAGCTTTATATAACACCATGATGGCCGATTTCACTGTGCTAGACACGGTTATGCAGGCCGTCAGTGAATTGGATAACCGCTTAATCCTCATGGTCATGGCGGTTCCAGAAGCACCACAAATCAAACTCATGGCAGAAAAATATGCGCTAACCTTATGGTTTGAAGCGTTCGCAGACCGTTTGTATACTGACGAAGGTCGACTGACCCCACGCAAAGAGCCTGATGCCGTTCATGCCAGCTTTGAGAAAATTGAACAACAAGTGGTACAACTCTGTGAAACGGGCACGTTAACCACAGCTTCAGGCCAAGCTCTGCCGATTCATGCCGATACTATTTGTGTCCACGGCGATGGGGATCACGCGCTGGATGCAGTCACTCGTATCCGCACGTTAGTTAATGCCATTCATTCTGGAAACACGAAATAA
- a CDS encoding TRAP transporter large permease, whose protein sequence is MDMLWISILLAFALLALLSLGVWVSFTLIAIGGLGLVLSENYQVDLLFATSSWGASTAWSLTALPLFIWMGEVLFRTRLSEDLFKGLSPWLSGVPGKLLHVNILSCGIFAAVSGSSAATAATIGRMTLPELRKQGYSERMAIGTLAGSGTLGLLIPPSIILIVYGVAAEVSIARLFIAGALPGLLLVSLFMGFTMMWGYLRKDELPKTSKQDTSWSARLKALRKLLPVVGLIGFVLGSIYGGITTPTEAAAIGVTGALVLAAATGSLSRNSFMKSLLGAVKSSCMIGFILVGAHFLTLAMGFLGIPKALALWIGGLSLSPMELILYLTLLFVVLGCFLDGISVVVLTVAVVLPMVEAANIDLLWFGIFIVLVVEMSQITPPVGFNLFVIQALTGKNILYVAKAALPFFLLIGVAIGLISLFPEIVTYLPATMSQK, encoded by the coding sequence ATGGATATGCTGTGGATTTCGATTCTCCTCGCCTTTGCTTTATTGGCACTATTATCACTGGGTGTTTGGGTATCCTTTACCCTGATCGCCATTGGTGGACTTGGACTGGTTTTATCTGAAAATTATCAAGTGGATCTTTTGTTTGCGACTTCCAGTTGGGGGGCCAGCACCGCTTGGTCATTAACCGCTTTGCCCCTGTTTATCTGGATGGGCGAAGTGTTATTTCGAACGCGTTTATCAGAAGACTTATTCAAAGGCTTATCTCCTTGGTTGAGCGGAGTACCAGGCAAGCTGTTACACGTCAATATTTTAAGCTGTGGCATTTTCGCCGCTGTGTCAGGTTCTTCCGCGGCGACTGCTGCTACTATTGGCCGTATGACCTTACCCGAACTGCGCAAACAAGGTTACAGTGAGCGGATGGCCATCGGCACCTTAGCCGGTTCGGGGACCTTAGGCTTGCTGATTCCCCCCTCTATCATTCTCATTGTCTATGGCGTCGCCGCCGAAGTGTCCATTGCTCGTTTGTTCATTGCTGGCGCCTTACCGGGTCTGTTACTGGTCAGTTTGTTTATGGGCTTTACCATGATGTGGGGCTATCTTCGCAAGGACGAACTGCCAAAGACCAGCAAGCAAGACACCAGTTGGTCTGCTCGCCTTAAAGCACTGCGTAAACTCTTACCTGTGGTCGGCTTAATTGGTTTCGTACTGGGGTCAATTTATGGCGGCATCACCACTCCGACAGAAGCCGCCGCCATCGGCGTCACAGGGGCCTTAGTGCTCGCAGCCGCAACCGGATCATTAAGTCGTAATAGTTTTATGAAAAGCTTACTTGGCGCGGTGAAAAGTTCCTGTATGATCGGCTTTATTCTGGTCGGCGCTCACTTCCTAACCTTGGCCATGGGCTTCCTAGGCATTCCTAAAGCCCTAGCATTATGGATTGGTGGACTTTCTTTATCACCAATGGAATTGATCCTTTACCTTACCCTGTTGTTTGTTGTTTTAGGGTGTTTCCTTGATGGAATCTCGGTTGTGGTACTAACGGTGGCGGTCGTTTTACCTATGGTCGAAGCGGCCAATATTGATCTACTTTGGTTCGGTATTTTCATTGTGTTGGTGGTCGAAATGTCGCAAATTACGCCTCCAGTCGGCTTTAATTTATTTGTCATTCAAGCCTTAACGGGGAAGAACATCCTTTACGTTGCTAAAGCCGCTCTGCCATTTTTCTTGTTAATTGGTGTGGCCATAGGTTTGATTAGCTTGTTCCCCGAAATTGTCACCTACTTACCTGCGACCATGTCGCAAAAGTAA
- a CDS encoding TRAP transporter small permease encodes MKQIKEKLYLCSGLLAGLCIILITLLLLAQIVGRLFGFIVPSAEDFAGYALAASTFLGLAYTFKEGGHIRVTLLIQRFSPVSRKWQEGLILAFSLALMSYVSYACAYMVYESYLYDEVSYGYIPVPLWIPQTPVAIGVIALNLAILDAFITVLKGKTPNYSEHEDTLALEEI; translated from the coding sequence ATGAAGCAAATAAAAGAAAAACTGTATCTCTGTTCCGGCTTACTGGCTGGTTTGTGCATTATCCTCATCACCTTATTATTGCTGGCACAAATTGTCGGACGTTTATTCGGTTTCATTGTACCGTCGGCGGAAGACTTCGCCGGTTATGCGTTAGCCGCTTCGACCTTTCTTGGCCTCGCCTACACCTTCAAAGAAGGTGGCCACATTCGGGTCACACTGCTGATTCAGCGCTTCTCTCCCGTGTCTCGTAAATGGCAAGAAGGCCTTATCCTCGCGTTTTCGTTAGCGCTCATGAGTTATGTGTCTTACGCCTGTGCTTACATGGTGTATGAATCTTACCTTTACGATGAGGTCTCTTACGGTTACATTCCGGTGCCTCTTTGGATTCCTCAAACCCCAGTTGCTATAGGTGTCATTGCCTTAAATTTGGCCATATTGGATGCATTCATTACCGTCCTAAAGGGCAAAACACCTAACTACAGTGAGCACGAAGACACGCTTGCGCTGGAGGAAATCTAA
- a CDS encoding TRAP transporter substrate-binding protein: MKKLTTALVIGSVLSTSALAAKWHMPTPYGDGNLPTQIAYGFAEEIKDKTSGDLDITVHSAGSLVKHTEIPRAVKTGQVQMGEVFLGILGNEHPVFKHDNIPFLATSFEDAKKLWEAAKPQVEQQLDKSGMKLLYAVAWPAQSLYTKMPVNTLSDLAGAKMRAYSPSTSRLADLMGTTPTTIQVPDIPQAFSTGIIQAMITSPSTGVDSQAWDYVSYYTDVKAWIPKNVVVVNKRAFRRLDKNTQNAILEAAKHAEALGWEKVAERAASDKAKLIDNGMKVSDPSPELLNQLQAIGATMIEEWKAEAPKEVGEILTRYQN; the protein is encoded by the coding sequence ATGAAAAAACTCACCACAGCACTCGTTATCGGCAGTGTCTTATCCACCTCCGCACTCGCGGCCAAATGGCACATGCCAACCCCTTATGGCGATGGTAACCTGCCAACGCAAATTGCTTATGGCTTTGCTGAAGAAATCAAAGACAAAACCAGCGGCGATTTAGACATTACCGTTCACTCTGCAGGCTCTTTGGTAAAACACACCGAGATTCCTCGCGCTGTAAAAACAGGCCAAGTACAAATGGGAGAAGTCTTCCTCGGTATCTTAGGCAACGAACACCCGGTGTTCAAACACGACAACATTCCATTCCTAGCCACCTCCTTTGAGGACGCAAAAAAACTCTGGGAAGCCGCCAAACCACAAGTCGAACAGCAGTTAGACAAAAGCGGAATGAAACTCTTGTATGCGGTTGCCTGGCCTGCACAAAGTCTGTACACCAAAATGCCAGTCAACACGTTAAGCGATCTTGCAGGCGCAAAAATGCGTGCTTACAGCCCATCCACCTCTCGCTTAGCTGACTTAATGGGCACCACTCCAACAACGATTCAAGTGCCGGATATTCCTCAAGCCTTCAGTACCGGCATCATCCAAGCCATGATTACCTCTCCATCTACCGGTGTCGACAGCCAAGCATGGGATTATGTGAGCTACTACACAGACGTAAAAGCCTGGATTCCTAAAAACGTCGTGGTGGTGAACAAGCGCGCTTTTCGTCGCTTAGATAAAAACACCCAAAATGCCATCCTAGAAGCCGCAAAGCATGCTGAAGCCCTAGGTTGGGAAAAAGTCGCTGAACGGGCGGCCAGTGATAAAGCCAAGCTGATAGACAATGGTATGAAAGTCAGCGATCCGTCTCCTGAATTGCTAAATCAATTACAAGCCATTGGCGCAACTATGATTGAGGAATGGAAAGCCGAAGCGCCAAAAGAAGTTGGCGAAATCTTAACGCGTTACCAAAACTAA